The Saccharomyces mikatae IFO 1815 strain IFO1815 genome assembly, chromosome: 15 DNA window agtttccGTTATAGACATACCatacttcttttcttgatccATATAGGAtctgaaaaataatgatctGAACAGCCCACGATCAATTGAGGATTGGTTCATAATCATAGAATCTTCTTGGTTGTAACCTGAGTAACATGCAATAGCGACAATGGCATTTTGACCCGCAGGTAATTCTCTAAACTTCAAATACTCCATTGCACGTGTAGTACCCAACGGCTTTTGAGGGTAATATAGAATATTGGCCATAGTATCCATACGGACATTATAATTAGTTAAAAACACACCCATGGCTTGCTTACCCATAGCAGATTGGTAAGTATTACGTGGAGATTGGTTATGGTCAGGAAATGGAATGATGGACGCAGCAACACCAAGAATCATAGATGGATGAATTTCACAGTGCGTGAAAGTTGTAGCGTGGTGTGACACTCTGATACGTTTGGCAGGATCCACATCAAGATCGTTTTCCTCATTACCCTCCGCAGGCTCGAGATCTTCGGGTTGCATAGCGATCAATAtggattcttcttcttcagcatCAATGTACTCTACTAGACCTTCATTTAATAACGATGACCATGTGTATTCCTCTACGTCTTCAAATCCACCTTCAATATCTTGATATTCCGTAGCCATCAGTTTAGCAATATGACCTTTCCTTACTTTTAATTCCTTATGGCCTAACGATTCATCGTCTTCAACAATAAACAATGGTCTATAAACCCTACCAGCATCTGTGAAAATTTTTAGTTCTTTTTCACGAATATCTCTGATCATAGAGACCTCTGGATTAATATCGCCCTTTCTTCTCAATGTTCTCAAGGTTTCCATTAATCTAGCTGGGTTCCTGTGAACACCGTGCCACACACCGTTAACAAAAACTCTTGTGGCATCAGGTGATTGATGTGGCACGTAATCTTCTAACGGTTCCATACCCCATTCACTCAAAAAGGTGATGATAGGCATTGGATCTGTACCAACAGAAATACAAGACATCAGTGAGAGGTTTTTAACTAAACCACACGCTTGGCCCTCTGGAGTTTCTGCAGGACAGACCAACCCCCAATGTGTATTATGCAGTTGACGTGGTTTGGCTAATTTACCATCACGACCGATAGGAgtgtttgttcttcttAAATGTGATAGAGTGGAAGAATAAGTGTAACGGTTCAAAACTTGAGAAACACCTGCTCTTGAAGACATGgctttcttttgttcaCCCCAGTTACCAGTGGCTAAGGCATACTTCAATCCCGATGTTATGGTCTTTGCGTTAATAGCTAACTTCATGTTAAAGTCGTGGGCTTCCTCCACGGTCCTTTGCATGTAACGGAAAATATCTTTagtcaattttttgaataaagtCTTGAAAAGTTGGGCCAATAATGGACCTGCCAAATCTAATCTCTTTTTCCCGAAATGATCACGATCATCTTGGTCTTTACGATCTAAAGCACATAGTAATAATCTGTTAATCATATAACCTAAGAAAAATGCCTTTCTACTTTCAAAACCTTCTAACTGAGTAATATGAGgtaaaaattctttctgCAAAATGTCTTTTGCATACtgaattcttttctcttttttaataCCAAGAGCAGTACCACGGCGACCAATAAAGTCCAATGCAGTTTCACGATCTTGAATAACGAACCCGTCTTCGACACAAGGTTTCAGCATTTCTAACATTTGCCAGTCATTTACGTCGTAGCAAATATGCTCTAGAATTTCACCATCCGGAATAATACCCAAAGCTCTGAATATTATTACAATAGGAATGTCCTGTTTAATATAGGGCAAAGTGGCTTTAATAGTACGGGCCGAACTACCTTCACGGCCATAAAGTTTGACTTGAAGGGTACTGATAAATCTAGAACCCTTTTCAAGGGCAGATCTAATTTCTGCC harbors:
- the RPB2 gene encoding DNA-directed RNA polymerase II subunit RPB2 (similar to Saccharomyces cerevisiae RPB2 (YOR151C); ancestral locus Anc_5.497); amino-acid sequence: MSDVANSEKYYDEDPYGFEDESAPITAEDSWAVISAFFREKGLVSQQLDSFNQFVDYTLQDIICEDSTLILEQLAQHTTEADNISRKYEISFGKIYVTKPMVNESDGVTHALYPQEARLRNLTYSSGLFVDVKKRTYEAIDVPGRELKYELIAEESEDDSESGKVFIGRLPIMLRSKNCYLSEATESDLYKLKECPFDMGGYFIINGSEKVLIAQERSAGNIVQVFKKAAPSPISHVAEIRSALEKGSRFISTLQVKLYGREGSSARTIKATLPYIKQDIPIVIIFRALGIIPDGEILEHICYDVNDWQMLEMLKPCVEDGFVIQDRETALDFIGRRGTALGIKKEKRIQYAKDILQKEFLPHITQLEGFESRKAFFLGYMINRLLLCALDRKDQDDRDHFGKKRLDLAGPLLAQLFKTLFKKLTKDIFRYMQRTVEEAHDFNMKLAINAKTITSGLKYALATGNWGEQKKAMSSRAGVSQVLNRYTYSSTLSHLRRTNTPIGRDGKLAKPRQLHNTHWGLVCPAETPEGQACGLVKNLSLMSCISVGTDPMPIITFLSEWGMEPLEDYVPHQSPDATRVFVNGVWHGVHRNPARLMETLRTLRRKGDINPEVSMIRDIREKELKIFTDAGRVYRPLFIVEDDESLGHKELKVRKGHIAKLMATEYQDIEGGFEDVEEYTWSSLLNEGLVEYIDAEEEESILIAMQPEDLEPAEGNEENDLDVDPAKRIRVSHHATTFTHCEIHPSMILGVAASIIPFPDHNQSPRNTYQSAMGKQAMGVFLTNYNVRMDTMANILYYPQKPLGTTRAMEYLKFRELPAGQNAIVAIACYSGYNQEDSMIMNQSSIDRGLFRSLFFRSYMDQEKKYGMSITETFEKPQRTNTLRMKHGTYDKLDDDGLIAPGVRVSGEDVIIGKTTPISPDEEELGQRTAYHSKRDASTPLRSTENGIVDQVLVTTNQDGLKFVKVRVRTTKVPQIGDKFASRHGQKGTIGITYRREDMPFTAEGIVPDLIINPHAIPSRMTVAHLIECLLSKVAALSGNEGDASPFTDITVEGISKLLREHGYQSRGFEVMYNGHTGKKLMAQIFFGPTYYQRLRHMVDDKIHARARGPMQVLTRQPVEGRSRDGGLRFGEMERDCMIAHGAASFLKERLMEASDAFRVHICGICGLMTVIAKLNHNQFECKGCDNKIDIYQIHIPYAAKLLFQELMAMNITPRLYTDRSRDF